In the genome of Pichia kudriavzevii chromosome 4, complete sequence, one region contains:
- a CDS encoding uncharacterized protein (PKUD0D04410; similar to Saccharomyces cerevisiae YNL242W (ATG2); ancestral locus Anc_2.1) yields the protein MASMFTAAIQQHVMSFILARLPLHPVDIPQQSSFAFNGDSGLSLHLTDIALDIDRLQTQYLPLSMPFNVRHAFASDLKIQINTNGIKITVDGIDCIVNPKTSFGKSEFANSASSIFMNGIDDPVEGLGEMMESVVGFVDAMSGVNSLCPDAPNTTNSQPWGDEIDDAGDQDHHADGRNSHLSGEKNKSRNKKGNEAALSEAILNNDLDVNTDLDSALKRGSNRTKSPNNLILKYAVEYILNKTSVLLTNIKFKIISDPISMMLTVALIEACGDNSKRRCTIENIEVSGLGHQKGKTTFNSSHGNKKEYHVDDNQTNNDVDAESENTNGYKTDNVSGSEGGDDEYDEHLMSSSFMVEHREEMEQSLMESAIYSTSGKSVYLSAIEGDFKPSPVEVDRTKEDDKDILVNIDRIKISLEDRTKLSIEIGIIKVSLNPFPRVISSFIELLSHMDKQKCFSKTQQNAAPNEKTSLNANSKLTLSLFSIELIQVGLQSKLNKSNNFEDKTPFICQFSKFLLQQRSSTLVQGSLEEMELFFDDQKVTYFERTSSSHADIRIETQTLEKEHITTIIFSHSLHIKVDYALLETLIGLKNEFQPIWHQIQQFKAKSMKKNNTEGPMSWRTPNPRTGFGLGNPNSTRRQNKPFYFVFKAGKTEGIISLSDDGKETLSFSIAPFLYDDINRISTLEFINLELSTILGTAKLNLQDIRVTLPTEPTSFRTYDVNTQSVIKCYTKKTMAIDSITFNSPWKTLFQSLQILKGLKEKFSHYDKNNDPGVSFSGTPSTQRNRMMQSIMLKQRIIDIYLLIKNFDVKISSINEEFGDIVGTTRNISFITSSLDHQISVPEFSICRLYAENVEKIVEKPNKWSSSPMLFIKVQHAINIYINNWLINYNGRWLEMFSSGENVVDTSVTHIKAESIEQVKRKLMIEIFVSLTDVSIGLKPVDLDSCAVLVLNKSNLDIYKYTDSSLIFQLSSNLISLFLIDDTKGNEKAPGNIIDSDDPWKIASIWTSKGYVNIGTLSTISLKIALNSKTSLKTHFDHSPIDIQANLEKITLDLCSDSTQCFIQLLKNIKKPVYFSYDDKYKDKNELIDVFHDIDLDYFDSSKQVLSTLPQLERAISNLSQNGGDSADLSSSQSLEIVEDYVRNMNNKLRQKEQEAGSSGDAHYSIPVKVHFSVSQINLNLHDGYDWKETRFQIKNALERVSKTASELNKIGVSDSNVEEGFNIEETLYKSVLVEAGPENDNNGAINEYINTIYLGKKADGTPKLLTRSLKNKVQIMLEDIDVDFKLLSTNEPHPDVKPDFYSGKEGDFEVVNEIGLSIDKFTIFDNVPTSSWNMFAGYMREYGEREVGKSMVKVNIELVRPIKELAAIEMRLRVQVLPLRFYVDQDTLEFLTRFLEFKDKRFIPPAVDDEEMFIQRLIIDTVKLKLDYKPKKIDYADIRTGHTGEFVNIFIIDGSEITLNEVKLYGINGMSNLNSILTSYWSPDIKRNQLVGVLSGLAPVRSIINVSAGMNKIVSVPVREYRKDGRVIRSLQIGALAFTKATSGEILKLGAKLAAGTQTILENTEQMLGGAGSSMRVVNEGQAADSRESHERRRSSAASFGDEDENDYHRYFFQNKNIINSGDRKQDVHSEECAITDEDGDSDEGNSHEGIDKESSYIKSLYSNQPSNFNEGLKVAYGSIQRNLKIARNAVYEAKSKANEAETTSGVIKEYAKVTPVVLIRPAIAATEALSKGLLGGVNEINPEEKQRAEEKYKKVEEED from the coding sequence ATGGCTTCTATGTTTACGGCTGCAATCCAGCAGCATGTGATGTCCTTCATATTGGCAAGATTACCATTACACCCGGTGGACATACCACAACAATCATCATTTGCATTTAATGGGGACTCCGGACTTTCGCTGCATTTAACAGATATAGCATTAGATATTGATAGGCTACAAACACAATACTTACCTTTATCCATGCCTTTCAATGTGAGACATGCTTTTGCATCTGATctaaaaatacaaataaatacaaatgGAATCAAAATTACAGTTGATGGAATCGATTGTATTGTGAATCCCAAAACAAGTTTCGGAAAATCAGAATTTGCAAACTCTGCAAGTTCCATATTCATGAATGGGATAGATGATCCGGTGGAAGGATTGGGGGAGATGATGGAGAGTGTGGTGGGTTTTGTTGATGCAATGAGCGGTGTGAATTCATTGTGTCCTGATGCGCCAAATACTACCAATAGTCAACCCTGGGGTGATGAAATAGATGATGCTGGTGATCAAGATCATCATGCTGATGGCCGGAATAGTCATCTAAGtggtgaaaaaaataaaagtagAAATAAGAAAGGAAATGAAGCAGCTTTGTCGGAAGCTATCTTGAACAATGATTTGGATGTCAATACTGACCTTGATAGTGCGTTGAAGAGAGGATCTAATCGCACAAAATCACCCAATAATCTAATACTCAAATATGCAGTTGAATATATTCTCAACAAAACCAGTGTATTGCTTACTAATATAAAGTTTAAGATCATATCGGACCCAATTTCGATGATGCTGACCGTTGCATTGATCGAGGCATGTGGTGATAACTCTAAAAGGCGGTGTACAATTGAGAACATTGAGGTATCTGGTTTGGGTCACCAAAAAGGTAAAACTACGTTTAATAGTAGTCACGGTAATAAGAAAGAGTATCATGTGGATGATAATCAAACCAATAATGATGTAGATGCTGAAAGTGAAAATACCAATGGTTATAAGACAGATAATGTGAGTGGGAGCGAAGGTGGTGACGATGAATATGATGAGCATCTGatgtcatcttcatttatGGTAGAGCATAGAGAAGAAATGGAACAATCATTAATGGAAAGTGCGATTTACTCAACATCAGGCAAAAGCGTTTATCTTAGTGCTATAGAGGGCGACTTCAAACCTTCACCTGTGGAAGTGGATCGGacaaaagaagatgataaaGATATCTTGGTGAATATTGATAGGATCAAAATATCTCTTGAAGATCGTACTAAATTATCTATAGAGATTGGGATTATCAAAGTAAGTCTAAATCCGTTTCCTAGAGTTATTTCCTCCTTTATTGAATTGTTATCTCACATggacaaacaaaaatgctTTTCGAAAACACAACAAAATGCAGCTCCTAATGAAAAAACATCTCTAAACgcaaattcaaaactaACTCTAAGCTTGTTCTCAATTGAACTAATACAAGTTGGATTacaatcaaaattgaataaatccaataattttgaagataaaaCCCCCTTTATTTGtcagttttcaaaatttttattGCAGCAGAGAAGTTCTACATTAGTACAAGGGTCATTAGAAGAAATGGAACTGTTTTTTGACGATCAAAAGGTTACCTATTTTGAACGAACCTCCAGTAGTCATGCAGATATCAGAATAGAAACACAGAcattagaaaaagaacatATCACAACAATAATTTTCAGTCATTCTTTGCACATTAAAGTTGACTATGCTTTGTTAGAGACTTTGATTGGGTTGAAGAATGAATTTCAGCCGATTTGGcatcaaatccaacagTTTAAAGCAAAAagtatgaaaaaaaataatactGAAGGCCCAATGTCATGGAGGACTCCAAATCCTCGAACAGGATTCGGTCTCGGAAATCCCAATTCAACACGACGTCAGAATAAACCATTTtactttgtttttaaagCAGGCAAAACTGAAGGCATAATCAGCCTCTCTGATGATGGGAAGGAAACTTTGAGTTTCTCAATAGCTCCCTTTCTATACGATGATATTAACCGTATTTCAACACtagaattcatcaatttaGAACTAAGTACAATACTGGGAACTGCAAAGTTGAATCTTCAAGACATTCGAGTGACTCTTCCGACAGAACCTACTTCGTTTCGAACATATGATGTAAACACGCAAAGTGTGATAAAATGTTATACTAAAAAAACGATGGCGATTGACTCTATTACATTCAACTCTCCATGGAAGACATTGTTCCAGTCATTACAAATTTTGAAGGGGCTTAAAGAAAAGTTTAGTCATTATGATAAAAACAATGACCCGGGTGTATCGTTTAGCGGCACGCCATCAACccaaagaaacagaatGATGCAAAGTATAATGCTGAAACAAAGAATAATTGACATATATCTTCTTATTAAAAACTTTGATGTGAAAATCAGTAGTAtcaatgaagaatttggtGATATTGTTGGTACTACTAGAAACATAAGTTTCATAACTTCAAGCTTAGACCACCAGATATCAGTTCCagagttttcaatttgcAGATTATACGCTGagaatgttgaaaaaatagttGAAAAACCGAACAAATGGTCTAGCTCGCCGATGTTATTCATAAAAGTACAACATGCAatcaatatatatattaatAACTGGCTAATCAACTATAATGGGAGGTGGTTGGAGATGTTCAGTAGTGGAGAGAATGTCGTCGACACCTCCGTCACTCATATAAAAGCCGAATCGATTGAACAAGTGAAAAGGAAGTTGATGATAGAAATATTTGTGTCACTGACAGATGTTAGTATAGGATTAAAACCAGTGGATCTAGATAGCTGTGcagttttggttttgaataaatcTAACCTTGATATCTACAAATACACAGACTCCAGTTTAATTTTCCAACTCAGCTCGAATTTGATTTCGCTTTTTCTAATAGATGATACCAAAGGCAATGAAAAAGCTCCTGGAAATATAATTGATTCAGATGATCCTTGGAAAATTGCATCAATTTGGACAAGTAAAGGATATGTTAATATTGGGACTTTGAGTACAATTTCACTAAAAATTGCTTTAAACTCTAAAACATCTTTAAAGACACACTTTGATCATTCACCCATTGATATTCAAGCTaacttggaaaaaataacacTTGACCTATGTAGTGATTCTACTCAATGTTTTATTCAACTGCTAAAAAATATTAAGAAACCTGTCTATTTCTCATATGACGATAAATACAAAGATAAAAATGAATTAATTGACGTTTTCCATGATATTGATTTAGACTATTTTGATTCATCAAAACAGGTTCTTTCCACTTTACCACAACTAGAGCGTGCAATATCTAATCTGTCCCAAAATGGTGGGGATAGTGCAGATTTGAGCTCAAGTCAAAGTCTTGAAATCGTGGAGGACTATGTGAGAAATATGAATAATAAATTACGTCAAAAAGAGCAGGAGGCTGGTAGTTCAGGCGATGCGCATTATTCAATTCCAGTGAAAGTACACTTCAGTGTTTCCCAGATTAATCTAAATTTGCACGATGGTTACGATTGGAAGGAAACACGTTTTCAGATTAAAAATGCGCTTGAACGAGTGTCTAAAACAGCAAGCGAACTAAATAAAATTGGTGTAAGCGATTCCAATGTTGAGGAGGGTTTTAACATCGAAGAAACATTATACAAAAGTGTACTCGTTGAGGCTGGTCCCGAAAACGATAACAATGGAGCTATTAACGAGTATATTAATACCATTTATTTAGGTAAGAAAGCGGATGGCACACCGAAGTTGTTAACTCGgtctttgaaaaacaaagtgCAAATAATGCTGGAGGAtattgatgttgattttaaGCTATTGTCAACAAATGAACCGCATCCTGACGTCAAGCCGGACTTTTATTCCGGAAAAGAGGGCGATTTTGAAGTTGTGAACGAAATTGGTCTCAGCATAGACAAATTTACAATTTTTGACAATGTCCCCACTTCCAGCTGGAACATGTTTGCGGGATACATGCGAGAATACGGAGAACGTGAGGTGGGAAAAAGTATGGTAAAAGTCAATATTGAGTTGGTAAGACCGATCAAGGAATTAGCAGCAATTGAAATGAGATTACGAGTGCAGGTATTGCCGTTGAGATTCTATGTTGATCAAGATACTTTGGAATTCCTAACTCGATTTTTAGAGTTCAAAGATAAGAGATTTATTCCACCTGCTGTAGATGATGAGGAGATGTTCATACAAAGATTAATTATTGATACAGTTAAACTTAAGCTAGACTataaaccaaagaaaattgacTATGCAGATATAAGGACAGGACATACTGGAGAGTTCgtcaatatatttataattgATGGCTCAGAAATTACTTTGAATGAGGTCAAGCTATACGGAATTAATGGTATGAGTAACCTCAATAGTATTTTAACTAGCTACTGGTCTCCCGATATCAAGAGAAATCAGCTAGTGGGTGTACTATCTGGGTTGGCTCCTGTGAGGTCGATAATTAACGTTAGTGCTGGTATGAATAAGATTGTAAGCGTGCCGGTAAGAGAATATAGAAAAGACGGTAGGGTCATTAGGAGTTTACAGATAGGTGCATTAGCATTTACAAAAGCAACTAGTGGGGAAATTTTAAAACTAGGAGCTAAACTGGCAGCCGGTACACAAACAATATTGGAGAATACCGAACAAATGTTAGGAGGAGCGGGGTCATCTATGCGAGTAGTTAACGAAGGGCAAGCGGCTGATTCAAGGGAAAGCCACGAAAGACGCAGAAGCTCTGCCGCATCTTTTGgggatgaagatgaaaatgactACCACCGATACTTCTTCCagaataaaaatataatcaataGTGGTGATAGGAAACAAGATGTTCATAGTGAGGAGTGTGCAATTACTGACGAAGATGGCGATAGTGATGAAGGTAACTCTCATGAGGGCATTGATAAAGAAAGTTCATATATTAAGAGCTTATATTCCAACCAGCCATCCAATTTCAACGAAGGGTTGAAAGTGGCGTACGGCTCAATACAAAGAAATCTGAAGATTGCAAGAAATGCAGTGTATGAGGCCAAATCTAAAGCAAACGAAGCAGAAACCACTAGTGGCGTAATTAAAGAATATGCAAAAGTGACACCTGTGGTTTTAATTAGGCCTGCTATTGCAGCTACAGAAGCCCTGAGTAAAGGGTTGCTTGGTGGTGTTAATGAGATTAACccagaagaaaaacaaagagcTGAGGAAAAGTACAAAAAGGTCGAAGAAGAGGACTGA
- a CDS encoding uncharacterized protein (PKUD0D04430; similar to Saccharomyces cerevisiae YOR280C (FSH3); ancestral locus Anc_8.740) produces MSQKVMKGTILCLHGFAQNGKVFSVKASGIRKALKKAGYHTVFIDGPIKLTPADLPFAASSLGADDKAEEVDFRGWVYTQPEKFDIQPSLDTIKKAWEEHGPFVGIMGFSQGSGVVGALLSTFDKVVGDEKAFEHLKFAILYSGFKLENPSAQHYYEKKVTLPTLHVIGELDTLVANERSLAFAEICENHTILKHPGGHYCPSTKDLLKQEVAWVESVLAGEEKKEEASKDKEDDVSKLANQLDNLGKA; encoded by the coding sequence ATGTCTCAGAAGGTTATGAAAGGTACCATTCTCTGTCTGCACGGTTTTGCCCAAAACGGCAAGGTTTTCTCCGTCAAAGCGTCGGGTATAAGAAAAGCGTTAAAGAAGGCAGGCTATCATACTGTTTTCATCGACGGTCCAATCAAGTTGACACCGGCAGACTTGCCATTTGCTGCATCAAGTTTGGGTGCCGACGATAAGGCCGAAGAAGTTGACTTTAGAGGCTGGGTCTATACCCAACCGGAGAAATTTGACATTCAGCCATCATTGGATACCATCAAGAAGGCATGGGAGGAACACGGTCCATTTGTTGGTATTATGGGATTCTCTCAGGGTTCCGGTGTTGTTGGTGCTCTCCTGTCCACGTTTGATAAGGTGGTTGGAGATGAAAAGGCCTTTGAACACTTGAAATTCGCAATCTTGTATTCCGGGTTTAAGCTTGAAAATCCTTCAGCCCAACACTACTACGAAAAAAAGGTAACACTTCCTACACTTCACGTCATTGGTGAACTCGATACACTGGTTGCCAATGAGAGATCTCTTGCTTTTGCAGAAATCTGCGAAAACCACACCATCCTCAAGCATCCAGGTGGACATTACTGTCCAAGTACCAAGGATCTTCTCAAACAAGAAGTTGCCTGGGTTGAAAGTGTGCTTGCTGGCgaagagaaaaaggaagaggCTTCCAAAGACAAAGAGGACGACGTCTCCAAGCTTGCTAATCAGCTCGACAATCTTGGTAAGGCTTAG
- a CDS encoding uncharacterized protein (PKUD0D04420) produces the protein MASDENTPLLPIGSHTRVSTQQTPSLALRITQVGCAMVWCLFAAGPVFGFAALKPVLISQGVYKEACEVGTGSVPSILEAACVEQDLKLNRMFTYAAVITNATALLVGPILDNYGPRVTGIIGSFILAMASLLLSNGSSIKSIDAYLFGYIALAFGGPFVFISCFQLANSFPGRSGLILALLTGAFDTSSALFLFYRVVYQNNYISNLTLKTFFSYYLVVPLFILLCQFFIMPHRSYKTIETLAKEAETGLDEHGLPMNPHDSRYQPDEIADRETDRARRGSVVSAKSVYEEIADHQLKEASGGIFGVLHSVPLYEQFKSPWWYLMCMFTTIQMLRINYFVATIASQMEYYFNPEIAIRINKFFDIALPLGGIISIPFIGLILDNLQTYKILMILLTVSTSIGLFGMTCNQVLQYIGILLLVLYRPFYYTAVSDYCVKVFGYANFGTVYGAIIFISGMMNISQTLLDNATHFQFGNDPTPINTLLVTLTVLSGGSMLLYIKHQEKALIRAHVIEDAIDPNFL, from the coding sequence ATGGCTTCTGATGAAAATACTCCTCTTCTCCCCATTGGATCACACACTCGTGTTTCCACTCAGCAAACACCTTCTCTAGCACTGAGAATTACACAAGTTGGATGTGCAATGGTGTGGTGTTTATTTGCAGCAGGACCGGTGTTTGGTTTTGCTGCATTGAAACCTGTTCTCATCTCCCAGGGAGTTTATAAGGAGGCATGTGAAGTAGGTACTGGATCTGTCCCGTCTATTCTTGAGGCTGCTTGTGTTGAACAGGACCTAAAATTAAACAGAATGTTCACTTATGCAGCTGTCATCACTAATGCAACCGCATTATTAGTTGGTCCAATTCTCGATAATTATGGGCCTAGAGTCACTGGTATAATTGGATCTTTCATTCTTGCAATGGCATCACTTTTACTGTCAAATGGTTCATCCattaaatcaattgatgcTTATTTGTTTGGATACATTGCTTTGGCCTTTGGTGGGCCATTCGTATTTATCAGCTGTTTCCAATTGGCCAATTCTTTCCCTGGTAGATCGGGATTGATCTTGGCATTGCTGACAGGCGCATTTGATACCTCGTCTGCATTATTCTTATTTTATCGTGTTGTTTATCAGAATAACtatatttcaaatttgacattgaaaacatttttcTCTTACTATCTGGTGGTTCCTCTGTTTATATTACTCTGCCAATTCTTTATCATGCCACATAGATCTTACAAGACTATCGAAACTTTAGCTAAAGAGGCTGAAACTGGGTTGGACGAACATGGCTTACCAATGAATCCCCATGATTCACGCTATCAGCCAGATGAGATTGCAGATCGGGAAACCGACAGAGCACGTCGAGGTTCTGTTGTTTCTGCTAAATCTGTGTATGAGGAGATTGCAGACCATCAATTGAAAGAAGCTTCTGGTGGTATTTTTGGTGTGTTACATTCGGTACCCTTGTATGAGCAATTTAAATCCCCTTGGTGGTACTTGATGTGTATGTTTACGACAATCCAAATGCTAAGAATTAATTATTTTGTTGCTACAATTGCATCTCAAATGGAATATTACTTTAACCCAGAAATTGCCATTAGAATTAATAAATTTTTCGATATTGCATTGCCTCTTGGTGGAATTATTTCAATTCCATTTATTGGCCTCATTCTTGATAATTTACAAACTTAcaaaattttgatgattttgcTAACTGTCTCTACCTCCATTGGTCTTTTCGGTATGACATGTAACCAAGTGCTCCAGTATATTGGAATCTTGCTGTTGGTGTTATATAGACCTTTCTATTATACTGCAGTGTCTGACTATTGCGTGAAAGTGTTTGGTTATGCCAACTTTGGTACTGTCTATGGTGcaattatttttattaGTGGTATGATGAATATATCACAAACATTACTAGACAACGCTacacattttcaatttggtaATGATCCAACTCCTATAAATACCTTGCTTGTCACTTTAACTGTTCTATCCGGTGGATCGATGTTGCTCTATATAAAACACCAAGAGAAGGCTCTCATAAGAGCACATGTCATTGAAGACGCCATTGACCCAAACTTTTTATAG
- a CDS encoding uncharacterized protein (PKUD0D04400; Pfam Domains: ADH_N(1.8e-32)|ADH_zinc_N(7.9e-32)) — translation MFMKGLTYLKPGIVSWQSIPKPVLKKPTDVIGKVVTTTICGSDLHILKGDVPETTALAATTGHGVVLGHEAIIEIESVGDAVKNFSKGDVCIVSCITSCGKCYYCKRNLQSHCTGHMEGTSGWVFGHEIDGTQAEYVRVPCADYGLYKVPEGVAYEKLLMLSDAIPTSYEIGILNGEVKEGDSVAVVGLGPVGLSALLTAINKKPKQLIAIDMDENRLDLAKQLGATHIINSTNMPNEEVAKKVQEISKDLEPGRESGVDVAIECVGVPPTFELCEDLIASGGTIANVGVHGAKVDLKLQELWIKNCKITTGLVSTYSIPDLLNQVADGSLDPSPIITHHFKFDEFEKAYQVFKDAKNTKAMKIILTP, via the coding sequence ATGTTTATGAAAGGACTTACCTATTTGAAGCCAGGGATTGTATCTTGGCAATCTATTCCAAAGCcggttttgaaaaaacctACCGATGTTATTGGTAAAGTTGTAACAACTACCATTTGCGGTTCTGACCTCCACATCCTCAAGGGGGATGTCCCTGAGACAACAGCCTTAGCTGCAACAACTGGCCATGGTGTTGTTTTAGGTCATGAAGCaataattgaaattgaGTCTGTGGGGGATGCAGTGAAGAACTTCAGCAAGGGTGACGTATGTATTGTTTCTTGCATTACATCTTGTGGTAAATGTTATTATTGCAAGAGAAACTTGCAATCCCATTGTACAGGTCATATGGAGGGTACATCGGGTTGGGTCTTTGGTCATGAAATTGATGGCACTCAAGCGGAATATGTCAGGGTCCCTTGCGCAGACTACGGTCTATACAAGGTTCCAGAAGGCGTCGCTTATGAGAAGTTATTGATGTTATCCGATGCAATTCCAACGTCATATGAAATTGGTATTTTGAATGGTGAAGTTAAAGAGGGCGACTCAGTTGCAGTTGTTGGTCTGGGTCCTGTTGGTTTATCTGCCTTGTTGACTGCTATCAATAAAAAGCCAAAACAACTCATTGCCATTGATATGGATGAAAATAGATTGGACTTGGCAAAACAATTGGGTGCTACCCATATCATCAACTCTACAAATATGCCAAATGAGGAAGTTGCCAAGAAAGTTCAGGAAATCTCAAAGGATTTAGAACCTGGAAGAGAATCTGGTGTCGATGTTGCCATTGAATGTGTTGGTGTCCCACCAACGTTTGAATTGTGTGAAGACTTGATTGCTTCAGGTGGTACAATTGCCAATGTCGGGGTTCATGGTGCAAAGGTTGACTTGAAATTACAAGAACTTTGGATTAAAAACTGTAAAATTACTACTGGTCTAGTCTCTACTTACAGTATTCCAGATTTGCTGAATCAAGTTGCTGATGGCTCATTGGATCCATCTCCAATTATCACTCACCACTTCAAGTTTGacgaatttgaaaaagctTATCAAGTATTTAAAGATGCTAAAAATACAAAGGCCATGAAAATAATTCTCACTCCCTGA
- a CDS encoding uncharacterized protein (PKUD0D04390; similar to Saccharomyces cerevisiae YML017W (PSP2); ancestral locus Anc_5.550) yields the protein MSLTEFMADASLGTPSWIEDDFDITSTLSSPNSMNNLSLSNSSNYRFDRFDRNSRFNTSSLSGSQYIVVFDNVPSYCTRQLLKELFESRYTRFIKCHVLIDPSDESKKRKLAFVFLHNNQDLQKVCKWNGFNIERNKIFVEPIPITEFNSIMEYNRSINYDEDEEDERIENAERERRERHNNKTPDVDHHERPPIRTMPKANPFGAAKPVTVPEIPVVSENTREVAQILQKKKAKENPFGNAKPVTVPEIPIVSENTREVAQILQKKKIQSSKPDASGKPPSSTAIDVPNSSNGIPGEHTKQKEEGPAEQKKAQRERKINPFGNAKPVDTLKKQLEIEKTLKKAAINDTTFDISLIHHNREKSQENRKERKKENKKETKKEAKKEAKKEAKKENSKNDYKENSKDGNKESGRESDKEDNNEGHKENNQESNKVQEKDKDTVKQDVNGKTDATEKANIERRVARELSKEEYEEELKKLHLFNGTKSTRRPKHRVQKRHDKGENENKGNEASRNDKRPGSKHGETTDVSVEVREASSGIDQNIEDAAHSKSDKDVGIGEEVESVVQEVNSSSGKQSSTSAKQENHRSSGVVFTDPIECEGPDVSYESISTRGRGNGKNRGRGRGRGAFRGRGVVRGLRGRGGLYKNLSYHKPAEGDTTGEIQTVSSDLNGVKSQNLA from the coding sequence ATGTCATTAACTGAGTTCATGGCTGATGCCAGTTTGGGCACTCCATCTTGGATCGAAGATGACTTTGATATTACAAGTACATTGAGCTCTCCCAATTCAATGAATAACCTCTCGTTGTCGAATTCGTCAAATTATAGGTTCGATAGGTTTGACCGAAATAGTCGATTCAATACGTCATCTCTGAGTGGTAGTCAATATATTGTTGTATTTGACAATGTCCCCAGCTACTGCACACGtcaattgttgaaggaatTATTTGAGTCCAGATACACGAGATTCATAAAATGTCATGTTCTAATTGACCCATCAGACGAATCCAAGAAACGTAAATTGGCTTTTGTCTTCCTCCATAATAATCAAGATTTGCAAAAAGTTTGTAAATGGAATGGGTTTAAcattgaaagaaacaagattTTTGTGGAACCAATTCCAATTACAGAATTCAATAGTATCATGGAGTATAATAGATCTATCAActatgatgaagatgaggaagatgaaCGCATTGAAAACGCAGAACGTGAACGAAGAGAACGTCATAATAATAAAACTCCTGATGTAGATCACCATGAAAGACCCCCAATACGCACAATGCCAAAGGCTAATCCATTTGGCGCTGCTAAGCCAGTTACTGTTCCTGAGATTCCAGTGGTTTCGGAAAATACTCGTGAAGTTGCTCAAATActacagaaaaaaaaagcaaaggAAAATCCCTTTGGAAATGCAAAACCGGTAACTGTTCCTGAAATCCCTATTGTCTCTGAGAACACTCGTGAAGTTGCACAAATTttacagaagaagaagattcaGAGCTCTAAACCAGATGCGTCTGGTAAGCCCCCTTCTAGTACTGCCATCGATGTTCCGAATAGCTCGAATGGCATACCGGGGGAGCACACTAAGCAAAAGGAAGAAGGTCCAGCAGAACAAAAGAAAGCGCAGAGGGAACGGAAAATCAATCCTTTTGGTAATGCCAAGCCAGTGGACACACTAAAGaaacaattggaaattgaaaaaacattgaaaaaggcAGCTATCAATGATACTacttttgatatttctcTAATTCATCATAATAGGGAAAAAAGCCAGGAAAATCGTAAGGAACgtaaaaaggaaaataaaaaggaaactaAAAAAGAAGCTAAAAAGGAAGCTAAAAAGGAAGctaaaaaggaaaacagtAAGAATGACTACAAGGAAAATAGTAAGGATGGTAATAAGGAAAGCGGTAGGGAAAGTGATAAGGAGGACAACAATGAAGGCCACAAGGAAAATAACCAGGAAAGTAATAAAGTTCAGGAGAAAGACAAGGATACTGTCAAGCAAGATGTTAATGGCAAGACAGACGCTACCGAGAAGGCCAATATAGAGAGACGTGTTGCGCGTGAATTAAGTAAGGAAGAATACGAggaagagttgaagaagctcCACCTCTTCAATGGAACGAAATCCACACGTCGTCCGAAGCACAGGGTACAGAAAAGGCACGATAAAggtgaaaatgaaaataaggGTAATGAAGCATCCAGAAACGACAAAAGACCTGGAAGCAAACATGGTGAGACCACGGATGTGTCAGTAGAAGTCAGAGAAGCCAGTAGTGGAATTGATCagaatattgaagatgctgCCCATAGTAAGAGCGACAAGGATGTTGGTATTGGCGAAGAAGTGGAAAGTGTTGTACAAGAGGTAAACTCCTCTTCTGGCAAACAAAGCTCCACCTCCGCCAAACAGGAGAATCATCGTTCGTCCGGCGTCGTTTTCACTGATCCCATAGAATGTGAAGGTCCGGATGTCTCCTATGAATCCATCTCGACAAGAGGCAGAGGTAATGGCAAGAACAGAGGCcgaggaagaggaagaggagcGTTTAGAGGCAGAGGGGTGGTGAGAGGGCTCCGTGGCCGTGGTGGTCTCTACAAGAACTTAAGCTATCATAAGCCGGCAGAGGGTGATACAACCGGAGAGATTCAAACGGTGTCTTCGGATCTCAATGGTGTCAAATCTCAAAATCTTGCTTAA